One region of Microbacterium sufflavum genomic DNA includes:
- a CDS encoding bifunctional riboflavin kinase/FAD synthetase, whose product MIVFRSPEEVPDGFGPSAVAIGKFDGVHRGHRAVIQRLKDTAAATGSRAVAVTFDRNPLAVLRPDRCPENVVTVERKLELLGELGLDATLMLTFDEELAARSAEDFVVDILVGALQVSTVFVGADFRFGHRGAGTPELLRELGPRYGFTVEVVEDVYLEGSSRRVSSSWIRELLVDGDVAGAARVLGRSPDVRGEVVHGLKRGRELGFPTANLSTIVDAFVPADGIYAGWLVDHDTGIRHPSAISVGTNPTFDDVLVRQVEAHVLGETGLDLYGHDVTVEFVERLRGMVAFEGIEKLMSQMAADVAQAAAILGVES is encoded by the coding sequence GTGATCGTGTTCCGCAGTCCGGAGGAGGTGCCGGACGGCTTCGGACCCAGCGCGGTCGCCATCGGCAAGTTCGACGGGGTGCATCGAGGGCACCGCGCCGTGATCCAGCGGCTGAAGGACACCGCGGCCGCCACGGGGAGCCGGGCGGTCGCCGTCACCTTCGACCGCAATCCGCTCGCGGTCCTGCGCCCCGACCGGTGCCCCGAGAACGTCGTCACGGTGGAGCGCAAGCTCGAGCTGCTCGGCGAGCTGGGCCTCGACGCGACCCTAATGCTCACCTTCGACGAGGAGCTCGCCGCCCGCTCGGCGGAGGACTTCGTGGTGGACATCCTGGTGGGCGCGCTGCAGGTGTCGACCGTGTTCGTCGGCGCGGACTTCCGGTTCGGGCATCGCGGGGCAGGCACACCCGAGCTGCTGCGCGAGCTGGGCCCCCGCTACGGCTTCACGGTCGAGGTGGTCGAGGACGTGTACCTCGAGGGGTCGTCGCGGCGCGTGTCGTCGAGCTGGATCCGCGAGCTGCTCGTGGACGGCGACGTCGCGGGCGCCGCGCGGGTGCTGGGGCGCTCTCCCGATGTGCGCGGCGAGGTCGTGCACGGCCTCAAGCGCGGCCGCGAACTGGGCTTCCCCACCGCCAACCTCTCGACCATCGTCGACGCGTTCGTCCCCGCGGACGGCATCTACGCCGGCTGGCTGGTCGACCACGACACCGGCATCCGGCATCCGTCCGCGATCTCCGTCGGCACGAACCCCACGTTCGACGACGTGCTGGTCCGCCAGGTCGAGGCGCACGTGCTGGGAGAGACGGGGCTCGACCTCTACGGGCACGACGTGACGGTGGAGTTCGTGGAGCGGCTGCGCGGCATGGTGGCGTTCGAGGGCATCGAGAAGCTCATGTCGCAGATGGCGGCCGATGTGGCGCAGGCTGCGGCGATCCTCGGCGTGGAGTCCTGA
- a CDS encoding DEAD/DEAH box helicase, with translation MPTTATAATRRKKTSRRDDEAPLIPILARKVREIEAKSQRGKLGPTNRTKFQVIAFLVREERARVKADTEITDAARTELLKRLDGVATILAKTAARDTSLIQLLEADQATSPVAKRMRRDWLLESGAELPPEELIIADQVPVQAPVVPAAIAERQVTPPSVESRQLANPFLAPDLTPRPASTPRRRLDGWELMGPLYKAFETGAGGAAASMELPPAPEFDHVSPKGLDVMVHQSRFLEAVRAGHRSFLLADEPGLGKTAQSVLAASVAGAYPLLAVVPNVVKMNWAREVERWTPQRRATVIQGDGDDIDAFADVFIVNYEILDRHLSWLATIGLRGMVVDEAHFIKNLSSQRSQNVLSLAAQVRERTPGHDPLMLALTGTPLINDVEDFDAIWRFLGWTNGEKPGPALMEKLDATGFTPADKAFYPEARDAVISMGIVRRKKKDVAADLPDKLVADLPVQLDDEFGRSIRQAERELGERLAARYRRIIEARGDRGLLPGEIDDDIVRLVAQNELEESKAAGTGGDNVFTMVRRIGQAKAPLAADYAAQLQRSVGKVVFFAKHIDVMDQAEAHFAAAGIRAVSIRGDQTTTVRQQAIDDFNGDPDVGIAVCSLTAAGVGLNLQAASNVVLAELSWTAAEQTQAIDRVHRIGQDEPVTAWRIIAAHTIDTKIAELIDQKQGLAARALDGEATEEAASESVQLAALMHLLREALGGS, from the coding sequence ATGCCGACCACGGCAACCGCCGCCACGCGGCGCAAGAAGACGTCCCGTCGCGACGACGAGGCACCCCTCATCCCGATCCTCGCGCGCAAGGTGCGCGAGATCGAGGCGAAGTCCCAGCGCGGCAAGCTGGGCCCGACGAACCGCACGAAGTTCCAGGTCATCGCGTTCCTGGTGCGTGAGGAGCGCGCGCGGGTCAAGGCCGACACCGAGATCACCGACGCCGCGCGCACCGAGCTGCTCAAGCGTCTGGACGGCGTCGCCACGATCCTCGCCAAGACGGCCGCGCGCGACACCTCGCTCATCCAGCTGCTGGAGGCCGACCAGGCCACGTCGCCCGTCGCCAAGCGCATGCGCCGCGACTGGCTGCTGGAGTCGGGCGCCGAGCTGCCGCCCGAGGAGCTCATCATCGCGGACCAGGTGCCCGTGCAGGCCCCCGTGGTGCCGGCCGCGATCGCCGAACGTCAGGTGACGCCGCCGTCCGTGGAGTCGCGACAGCTCGCCAACCCCTTCCTCGCGCCCGACCTCACGCCGCGCCCGGCCAGCACGCCCCGGCGCCGCCTCGACGGCTGGGAGCTGATGGGGCCGCTGTACAAGGCGTTCGAGACCGGCGCCGGCGGTGCGGCAGCCTCGATGGAGCTTCCGCCCGCGCCCGAGTTCGACCACGTGTCGCCCAAGGGCCTCGACGTGATGGTGCACCAGTCGCGCTTCCTCGAGGCGGTGCGCGCGGGGCACCGCAGCTTCCTGCTCGCGGATGAGCCGGGTCTGGGCAAGACCGCGCAGTCGGTGCTGGCGGCATCCGTCGCAGGCGCCTACCCGCTGCTCGCCGTGGTGCCGAACGTGGTGAAGATGAACTGGGCGCGCGAGGTGGAGCGGTGGACGCCGCAGCGCCGCGCGACCGTCATCCAGGGCGACGGCGACGACATCGACGCGTTCGCCGACGTGTTCATCGTCAACTACGAGATCCTCGATCGTCACCTGTCGTGGCTCGCGACCATCGGTCTGCGGGGCATGGTCGTCGACGAGGCGCACTTCATCAAGAACCTGTCGTCGCAGCGCTCCCAGAACGTGCTGTCGCTGGCCGCGCAGGTGCGTGAGCGCACGCCGGGACACGACCCGCTGATGCTCGCGCTCACGGGTACCCCGCTGATCAACGACGTCGAGGACTTCGACGCCATCTGGCGCTTCCTCGGGTGGACGAACGGCGAGAAGCCGGGACCGGCGCTCATGGAGAAGCTCGACGCGACCGGGTTCACGCCCGCCGACAAGGCGTTCTATCCCGAAGCGCGGGACGCGGTGATCTCGATGGGCATCGTGCGCCGCAAGAAGAAGGACGTCGCGGCCGACCTCCCGGACAAGCTCGTCGCAGATCTGCCGGTGCAGCTCGACGACGAGTTCGGACGCAGCATCCGTCAGGCCGAGCGCGAGCTGGGGGAGCGGCTGGCCGCGCGCTACCGCCGCATCATCGAGGCACGGGGCGATCGCGGGCTCCTTCCCGGCGAGATCGACGACGACATCGTGCGCCTGGTCGCTCAGAACGAGCTCGAGGAGTCGAAGGCCGCGGGCACCGGCGGCGACAACGTCTTCACGATGGTGCGCCGCATCGGTCAGGCCAAGGCGCCGCTCGCGGCCGACTACGCGGCGCAGCTGCAGCGGTCGGTCGGCAAGGTCGTGTTCTTCGCGAAGCACATCGACGTCATGGACCAGGCGGAGGCGCACTTCGCCGCCGCGGGCATCCGCGCGGTGTCGATCCGCGGCGATCAGACCACGACCGTGCGTCAGCAAGCGATCGACGACTTCAACGGCGACCCGGACGTGGGCATCGCGGTGTGCTCGCTGACGGCTGCCGGTGTGGGGCTCAACCTCCAGGCCGCGTCGAACGTCGTGCTCGCCGAGCTCTCGTGGACGGCGGCCGAGCAGACGCAGGCCATCGACCGCGTGCACCGCATCGGGCAGGACGAGCCGGTGACGGCGTGGCGCATCATCGCCGCGCACACGATCGACACCAAGATCGCGGAGCTCATCGACCAGAAGCAGGGCCTCGCGGCCAGGGCGCTGGACGGCGAGGCGACCGAGGAGGCGGCGAGCGAGTCGGTGCAGCTGGCGGCCCTCATGCACCTGCTGCGCGAGGCCCTCGGCGGGAGCTGA
- the truB gene encoding tRNA pseudouridine(55) synthase TruB, whose product MVPSGILLVDKPGGLTSHDVVARTRRAFGTRKVGHAGTLDPMATGLLVIGIEGATRLLTYVVGADKTYLATIRLGATTTTDDAEGDTLTVAESAAWSTVTDDAIAAGVAALTGEISQVPSAVSAIKVDGRRAYDRVRAGEEVVLAAREVTVSRFDVLASRRGEDHIDLDVIVDCSSGTYIRSLARDLGAALGVGGHLTALRRTRVGPFDAADAVGVDELEGAPTLTPAQAASRILPVLAVSADEARDLRHGKRLVGQADRLSGALVAAIDQDDVLVGIVERRGADVKSAMNMPEAVR is encoded by the coding sequence ATGGTCCCCTCCGGCATCCTCCTCGTCGACAAGCCCGGCGGGCTCACCAGTCACGACGTGGTCGCCCGCACGCGGCGGGCCTTCGGCACCCGCAAGGTGGGTCACGCCGGCACGCTCGACCCGATGGCGACCGGGCTGCTGGTGATCGGCATCGAGGGTGCGACGCGGCTGCTCACCTACGTCGTGGGTGCCGACAAGACCTACCTGGCCACGATCCGGCTCGGCGCCACCACGACCACGGACGACGCCGAGGGTGACACGCTCACGGTCGCCGAGTCTGCGGCGTGGTCGACCGTCACCGACGACGCGATCGCTGCCGGCGTCGCCGCGCTGACGGGGGAGATCTCCCAGGTGCCCAGCGCGGTGTCGGCCATCAAGGTCGACGGACGTCGCGCCTACGACCGGGTGCGCGCGGGGGAGGAGGTCGTGCTCGCGGCCCGCGAGGTCACGGTCAGCCGGTTCGACGTGCTCGCCAGCCGTCGCGGCGAGGACCACATCGACCTGGACGTGATCGTGGACTGCTCGTCCGGCACCTACATCCGCTCCCTGGCCCGCGACCTCGGTGCCGCGCTCGGGGTCGGGGGCCATCTGACGGCCCTGCGGCGGACCAGGGTCGGCCCCTTCGACGCGGCGGACGCGGTGGGCGTCGACGAGCTGGAGGGCGCGCCGACGCTGACCCCGGCGCAGGCGGCGTCCCGCATCCTCCCGGTGCTCGCGGTCTCGGCGGATGAGGCGAGGGACCTGCGGCACGGGAAACGCCTGGTGGGCCAGGCCGATCGGCTCTCCGGCGCCCTCGTCGCGGCGATCGATCAGGACGACGTGCTGGTCGGCATCGTCGAGAGACGCGGCGCCGACGTCAAGAGCGCCATGAACATGCCGGAGGCCGTCCGATGA
- a CDS encoding A/G-specific adenine glycosylase, whose translation MPNLTSWYRSAARDLPWRRREFHDGFGAWGVLVSEFMLQQTPATRVIPHLDAWLTRWPTPAAMAEATTAEVVQQWANLGYPRRALWLHRAAIEVVERHGGVVPRDVDALLALSGIGDYTARAVAVFSYGDRHPVVDTNTRRVLARAVEGRAHPAPPSRRDLALMDALLPDDDVEAALFNAATMELGATICTARAPRCEVCPIAEQCAWLAAGRPDTGDARRRQAAYEGSDRQARGTVLRLLRDAAPDAVPLAAVIPEWPDARQRDRAIDSLIADGLAETDGEGLTLPR comes from the coding sequence ATGCCGAACCTGACGTCATGGTATCGATCGGCCGCCCGCGACCTGCCGTGGCGGCGCCGCGAGTTCCACGACGGCTTCGGCGCCTGGGGCGTGCTGGTCAGCGAGTTCATGCTGCAGCAGACCCCCGCCACCCGGGTCATCCCGCATCTGGACGCCTGGCTGACGCGGTGGCCGACCCCCGCGGCGATGGCCGAGGCGACGACCGCCGAGGTCGTGCAGCAGTGGGCCAACCTCGGCTACCCGCGCCGTGCCCTGTGGCTCCACCGCGCCGCGATCGAGGTCGTCGAGCGGCACGGAGGTGTCGTGCCGCGTGACGTCGACGCGCTCCTGGCACTCTCCGGCATCGGCGACTACACGGCACGAGCGGTCGCGGTGTTCTCGTACGGTGATCGGCACCCGGTCGTCGACACCAACACCCGACGCGTGCTGGCCAGGGCGGTCGAGGGGCGCGCACACCCGGCGCCGCCGTCCCGGCGCGACCTCGCCCTCATGGACGCGCTGCTGCCGGACGACGACGTGGAGGCCGCGCTCTTCAACGCGGCGACCATGGAGCTGGGCGCCACGATCTGCACGGCTCGGGCACCGCGCTGCGAGGTGTGCCCGATCGCCGAGCAGTGCGCCTGGCTGGCGGCCGGTCGACCGGACACCGGCGACGCTCGACGCCGCCAGGCCGCCTACGAGGGATCGGACCGTCAGGCCCGCGGCACGGTGCTGCGCCTCCTCCGCGACGCCGCCCCCGACGCCGTCCCCCTGGCCGCGGTGATCCCGGAGTGGCCCGACGCCCGGCAGCGCGACCGGGCGATCGACTCCCTCATCGCGGACGGCCTCGCCGAGACCGACGGCGAAGGGCTCACGCTCCCCCGGTGA
- a CDS encoding 6-phosphofructokinase: protein MKIGILTSGGDCPGLNAVIRGIVLKGTTTYDLEFVGIRDGWRGVVEGDFMPLTRHEVKGLSKVGGTILGTSRTNPYEGERGGAENIAKTLYGHKIDGIVAIGGEGTLAAADRLAKDGIKVLGVPKTIDNDLRATDYSFGFDTAVNIATDAMDRLRTTGDSHQRCMVAEVMGRHVGWIALHAGMAAGAHVICIPEVPMSIDEITELVTRAHDRGRAPLVVVSEGFTLTGMEEAYSDKGLDAFNRPRLGGIGDLLAPEIERITGIETRATILGHIQRGGSPSAFDRVLATRLGLHAADAIVDGAWGQMVAMQGTDIVRVPFADALGELNTVPRYRYDEAAALFG from the coding sequence ATGAAGATCGGCATCCTGACGAGCGGCGGCGACTGCCCCGGACTCAACGCGGTCATCCGCGGCATCGTGCTCAAGGGCACCACCACCTACGACCTGGAGTTCGTCGGCATCCGCGACGGCTGGCGCGGGGTCGTCGAGGGCGACTTCATGCCCCTCACCCGGCACGAGGTGAAGGGGCTGTCGAAGGTGGGCGGCACGATCCTCGGCACGAGCCGCACCAACCCGTACGAGGGTGAGCGCGGCGGCGCCGAGAACATCGCCAAGACGCTCTACGGTCACAAGATCGACGGCATCGTGGCGATCGGCGGCGAGGGCACCCTGGCCGCGGCCGACCGGCTCGCGAAGGACGGCATCAAGGTGCTCGGCGTCCCGAAGACGATCGACAACGACCTGCGCGCCACCGACTACTCGTTCGGTTTCGACACCGCGGTGAACATCGCGACCGACGCCATGGACCGTCTGCGGACGACCGGCGATTCGCACCAGCGGTGCATGGTCGCCGAGGTCATGGGCCGTCACGTCGGCTGGATCGCACTGCACGCCGGCATGGCCGCCGGTGCCCACGTGATCTGCATCCCCGAGGTCCCCATGTCCATCGACGAGATCACCGAGCTGGTCACGCGGGCACACGACCGCGGCCGCGCTCCGCTGGTCGTAGTGTCGGAGGGCTTTACGCTCACGGGCATGGAGGAGGCCTACAGCGACAAGGGCCTCGACGCCTTCAACCGCCCGCGCCTCGGCGGGATCGGCGACCTGCTGGCCCCGGAAATCGAGCGGATCACCGGCATCGAGACCCGCGCCACCATCCTGGGTCACATCCAGCGCGGCGGCTCGCCCTCGGCGTTCGACCGCGTGCTGGCCACGCGCCTGGGCCTGCACGCCGCCGACGCGATCGTCGACGGCGCCTGGGGCCAGATGGTGGCGATGCAGGGCACCGACATCGTGCGCGTGCCCTTCGCGGATGCGCTGGGCGAGCTGAACACGGTGCCGCGCTACCGCTACGACGAGGCCGCCGCGCTGTTCGGCTGA
- a CDS encoding S9 family peptidase yields MTDAPIAARRPTFRTHHGDTVEDPYEWLREKDSPEVIAHLEAENAHTEAETAHLAGLRETLFQEIKGRVQETDLSVPTRRGDWWYYSRTEEGAQYAIHCRAAAEPDDWTPPRLEPGVPVPGEVVLLDGNAEAEGHEFFSLGAFDTTDDATKLLWSTDFEGDELYTVRVRDLATGTTLDDEIPNTGSAFFTPDGTGVLYTTRDEAWRPDTLWLHRLGTPVADDVRLFHEPDEKFWLGAGITRSRRYLVIAVGSSITSEERLVDLSGDITAEPQLVWPRREGVEYSLEHAVVDGEDRLLILHNDGALDFELVSVTVADPQGERRVILPHEPGRRLLGVDAFRDFATVEYRSEGLERVGLLDYATDAVEELRFDEPLYSAGVSGNPEWHAPFLRLGYTSFVTPGTVYELELATRELVLRKQVAVLGGYEPSAYGQRREWATAEDGTRVPISLVWKRSFGEPGAEARPVHLYGYGSYEHSIDPGFSVARLSELDRGVVFAVAHVRGGGEMGRQWYEEGKLLHKRNTFTDFVACARHLVAEGTTTPAQLVAEGGSAGGLLMGAVANLAPELFAGVLAGVPFVDALTTILDPSLPLTVIEWDEWGDPLHDAEVYAYMKSYTPYENVREGVHYPRILAVTSLNDTRVLYVEPAKWVARLREAGATDVLLKCEMVAGHGGVSGRYNSWRERAFELAWLLDTLGLADARAAAGQPNSAAASS; encoded by the coding sequence GTGACTGACGCCCCGATCGCCGCCCGCCGTCCGACGTTCCGCACGCACCACGGGGACACCGTGGAAGACCCCTACGAATGGCTGCGCGAGAAGGACTCCCCCGAGGTCATCGCTCATCTCGAGGCCGAGAACGCCCACACCGAGGCCGAGACCGCCCACCTGGCCGGACTGCGCGAGACCCTGTTCCAGGAGATCAAGGGCCGCGTGCAGGAGACGGATCTGTCGGTGCCGACCCGCCGCGGCGACTGGTGGTACTACAGCCGCACCGAGGAGGGCGCGCAGTACGCGATCCACTGCCGCGCGGCCGCGGAACCCGACGACTGGACTCCCCCGCGCCTGGAGCCCGGCGTCCCGGTGCCCGGCGAGGTCGTGCTGCTGGACGGCAACGCCGAGGCGGAGGGCCACGAGTTCTTCTCGCTCGGAGCCTTCGACACCACGGATGACGCGACGAAGCTCCTGTGGTCCACCGACTTCGAGGGCGACGAGCTCTACACCGTGCGCGTACGCGATCTCGCGACGGGCACCACGCTCGACGACGAGATCCCGAACACCGGCAGCGCCTTTTTCACCCCCGACGGCACGGGGGTGCTCTACACCACGCGCGACGAGGCCTGGCGCCCGGACACCCTGTGGCTGCACCGCCTCGGCACCCCCGTCGCGGACGACGTGCGGCTGTTCCACGAGCCGGACGAGAAGTTCTGGCTCGGCGCCGGGATCACCCGCAGCCGCCGGTACCTCGTGATCGCGGTCGGGTCGAGCATCACGAGCGAGGAGCGCCTGGTCGACCTGTCCGGCGACATCACCGCGGAGCCGCAGCTGGTGTGGCCGCGTCGCGAGGGTGTGGAGTACTCGCTGGAGCACGCCGTGGTCGACGGCGAGGACCGACTGCTGATCCTGCACAACGACGGCGCCCTGGACTTCGAGCTCGTGTCGGTGACCGTCGCGGACCCGCAGGGCGAGCGACGCGTGATCCTCCCCCACGAGCCGGGACGGCGACTCCTCGGGGTCGATGCGTTCCGGGACTTCGCCACCGTGGAGTACCGCAGCGAGGGGCTCGAACGGGTCGGCCTGCTCGACTACGCGACCGATGCGGTCGAGGAACTCCGCTTCGACGAGCCGCTCTACTCCGCCGGCGTGAGCGGCAACCCCGAGTGGCACGCCCCCTTCCTCCGGCTCGGCTACACCTCCTTCGTGACGCCAGGCACTGTGTACGAGCTCGAACTCGCCACGCGCGAGCTCGTGCTGCGCAAGCAGGTGGCCGTCCTGGGCGGCTATGAGCCCTCCGCCTACGGCCAGCGCCGCGAGTGGGCGACCGCGGAAGACGGCACCCGCGTGCCGATCTCGCTCGTCTGGAAGCGGTCGTTCGGGGAGCCGGGTGCTGAGGCGCGCCCCGTGCACCTGTACGGCTACGGCTCGTACGAGCACTCGATCGACCCGGGGTTCTCCGTGGCGCGGCTGTCGGAGCTCGACCGCGGCGTGGTCTTCGCGGTCGCCCACGTGCGCGGCGGCGGCGAGATGGGACGGCAGTGGTACGAGGAGGGGAAGCTGCTGCACAAGCGCAACACCTTCACGGACTTCGTCGCGTGCGCACGGCACCTGGTCGCGGAGGGCACGACGACGCCCGCGCAGCTGGTCGCCGAGGGCGGCAGTGCGGGCGGCCTGCTGATGGGCGCGGTCGCGAACCTGGCCCCCGAGTTGTTCGCCGGAGTGCTCGCCGGGGTGCCGTTCGTCGACGCCCTGACCACGATCCTCGACCCGTCGCTTCCCCTCACCGTGATCGAGTGGGACGAGTGGGGCGACCCGCTGCACGACGCAGAGGTGTACGCCTACATGAAGTCGTACACGCCGTACGAGAACGTGCGCGAGGGTGTGCACTACCCGCGGATCCTCGCCGTGACATCACTCAACGACACGCGAGTGCTGTACGTCGAGCCGGCCAAGTGGGTGGCCCGGCTCCGCGAGGCCGGGGCGACCGACGTGCTCCTCAAGTGCGAGATGGTCGCCGGGCACGGGGGCGTGAGCGGGCGCTACAACTCCTGGCGTGAGCGCGCGTTCGAGCTCGCCTGGCTGCTCGACACGCTCGGCCTCGCCGACGCCAGAGCCGCGGCGGGTCAGCCGAACAGCGCGGCGGCCTCGTCGTAG